The Streptomyces durmitorensis genome contains the following window.
AGCCAGAACTTCGTGTAGACCCAGCGGTGCCTGGCGAGGCCCCAAGGAGTCCCGAGAGACAGCAGTAGGCCGCTCAGGAGCGTGAGCAACGCGAGGGGGAGCACCAGCCAGTCCGCGAAGAGCTTCATGGAGCGCGCGGCGGCTTCGATGACCGGGGCTGAATCTGTGGTGATGGCCGCAACGGCCAGCGCGAGCAGGCCGAGCGTGAGCCCGAGCCAGCCGGCGGCGGCGGTGACATGGACGACGAGGGTGGCCCGGCGAGCGGGGCGGCTTAGTTTCACGTGAAACACGGTGCCGGGAGCTGCGGCCGATGGCGTCTGACAGCGGGAGTAACCGCGGGTACTAGCCTCGGCGTACATGGCACGCCTTCACCTCTTCGACCTGGACGGAACGCTGCTGCACGGAACGGCAGCGCCCGTGGAGATCTCGCGCCAGCTCGGCCTCGAAGCTGAGATCGCGGAGCTGGAACGGGACTTCGTGGCCCGGCGGATCGACTCGCCCCAGTACGCGGTGCGTGTGCACACCCTGTGGGCGGAACTCACGGACGCGCAGGTCACGGCCGCTTTCGAGGGAGCGCCGTGGCTGATGGGGATCCGGGAGACCTGGGCCGAGATCCGGGAGGGCGGCGACTACTGCGCGGTGATCTCGCTGTCGCCGTCGTTCTTTGTGGAGCGGCTGCTCGGCTGGGGCGCACATGCCGCGTATGGATCGGTTTTCCCCGCTGTGCCGTTCACCGAGCCGGTGAATCCGACGGGCATTCTCAATGCCGCGGCCAAGGTGAAGATCGCGAACCGGCTCTGTGAAGAGTTCGGGGTGGGGCGGTCCGATTGCGTCGCTTATGGCGACTCGCTCTCTGACGTGGAGCTGTTCGGAGCGGTGCCTGTATCGGTCGCTGTCAATGCGGATCAGCGGCTGGTCGGGCTCGCCACCCACTCTTATGTCGGGCGGGATCTGCGTAAGGCGTATGAATTGGTGCGTGCCGCCTGGTAATTGGAGCAATTGACGGGCGCGGGCCGCTGAATTCCCGGTGAAGTACGGCGGGACTTGTGCGCCGGGCGGCTGCCGGTATGGTCGAGTCCGGTTCGGGCCGGGTGCATCTCAGTGCATCCCTGGGGGCACGGACGGAGGTCAACGCAGCCTAACGGGGCGAAGAGATCGAAGACCTGAACTTTCCGTTATGCGACCGGCGTGACGATGAAGGATGGGACGCTGCGGTGAGATGACTGCGGGCAATGTCACATTTTCTGCCTACTTGTCCGTAGGGTCCGGTAATCCGAGGTTCAATGTGGCCACATTGGCTACCGAGGCAGAGCGGGGAACGTAAGCGGCTTCCTACAGGGAAGTGCACGGACCGACTGAGAGATGTTCGAGGCGAGGCACAGCATGGACGCTCCGACCACCACGTCGGCGGGCAACGGCACTTCCGGCGACAGCGGCGGTGGAGGCGGCTGGTTCACCCCACGCAAGGCGCCGAAGCCGTCGGAGGGCGGCGAGCCGACACAGCCCGAGGGCAGTGAGCCCGAGGCGGCCGAGAGCCGCCGTGTGTCCGCCATACGACCGCTGGGCAGGTCCGGCGCCGCGTCCACATCCGCTCCGGAGGCCCGGCCCGCGCCTGAGGCCGAGCGCGAGCGCGCTGCCGACGAGCGAATACCGGCCGCCCGGGACGCGGCGGAACCGGCGTCCGCTCCGGCCGCGGCGCAGAGCGCTCCCCACGCCCCGGCATCACATCCCGAGCCGCGCCCCGAGCGTGTACCGGAACCACGGCAGCAGCCTCCTCAGGGACAGCCCGGCAGCCCGCAGCCGCAGGCCGCCCCCCAGGCGCAGGCACAGGCCCAGGCGCAGCCGCGGCCCGAACCGAGGCCCGTCCCCCAGGGCTCCCCCGACGCGATCCGCGTCCAGCGCACGATGGCCGAAATAGGCCCCGTCGCCGACAAGGTGACCTCGTACTTCTACGCGCTGCTCTTCACCCGCCACCCCGACCTGCGCCCCCTGTTCCCCGCCGCGATGGACACCCAGCGCGACCGGCTGCTCAAGGCGCTGCTGACCGCGGCGGAGCACATCGACAACACCGAGGTACTCACCGCGTACCTGAAGAACCTGGGCCGCGGACACCGCAAGTACGGCACCCGGCCCGAGCACTACCCGGCCGTCGGCGAGTGTCTGATCGGCTCGCTCAGCCGGTACGGGAGCGCGGTCTGGGACGAGGAGACCGAGGCCGCGTGGGTCCGGACGTACACGACGATCTCCCAGATCATGATCGACGCGGCCGCCGCGGATGAACTGCGTGCCCCCGCCTGGTGGTTCGCCGAGGTCGTCTCGCACGACCTCAGGACGCCTGACATCGCTGTCGTCACCGTCCGGCCCGACCAGCCCTATCCCTTCCTCGCAGGCCAGTACACGAGCCTGGAGACGCCCTGGTGGCCGCGGATCTGGCGGCACTACTCGTTCGCTTCGGCACCGCGCTCCGACGGGCTGCTCTCGTTCCATGTGAAGGCCGTCCCCGCGGGCTGGGTCTCCAACGCCCTGGTGCACCACGCACGGCCGGGTGACGTCCTGCGTCTTGGCGCGCCCGCAGGCTCGATGACCGTCGACCACACGACCGACAGCGGCTTGCTCTGTCTGGGCGGCGGCACCGGTATCGCCCCCATCAAGGCGCTCGTCGAGGACGTCGCCGAGCATGGCGAACGGCGCCCGGTCGAGGTCTTCTACGGCGCCCGTACCGACCACGACCTGTACGACATCGACACGATGCTGCGCCTCCAGCAGACCCACCCGTGGCTCTCGGTCCGCCCGGTCGTCGATGACCACGCCCAGTTCCCGGACGCCGTGCGCGAGTACGGCCCCTGGAACGAGTACGACGCCTACCTCTCGGGCCCGCCCGGCATGATCCGCAGCGGCGTGGACGCGCTGCGGGACATCGGCATCCCGGCCGGCCGGATCCGCCACGACTCCGTGGAAGAACTGGTGGCCGCGGCCGACTGAGGATCAGCCCAGATCAGGGGCGTGCATCGCGCGTACGCCCTCGATGTTGCCGTCCAGATAGTGCCGCAGCGACAGCGGAACTAGATGGACCGAGGCGATCCCGACCCGGGTGAAGGGCACGTGGACGATCTCGTACTCGCCGCACGGCTCCTCCATCTCCGGGCCGTGCCGCAGCGAGATGTCCATGGACTCAAGGCGGCAGACGAAGAAGTGCTGGACTTTGACGCCGGTCGCGCCACCGTCCTCGCCGATGTGCTCGACGGTGTCCACGAAGCAGGGCACGACGTCGGAGATCTTGGCGCCGAGCTCCTCGTGCACCTCACGATGGAGCGCGTCGACGACGGTCGCGTCCTCCGGCTCCACGCCGCCACCGGGGGTGAGCCAGTAGGGATCGACGCCGGGCTTAGTCCGCTTGATCAGGATCAGGTCGTCGCCATCGAGCAGGATGGCGCGTGCGGTGCGCTTGACCACGGGTCGGACGGTCATGGGAGAAATGTGGCCCGGACTGTTCCACGTGAAACATCGTGAACCAGTCGGAGTCCCGCTCAAGCCCAGTCGACGGCAGCACGCAGCAGCCACTCGTGCGCCCGCGCGATGTGCGGCATCGCGAGCGTGCCGGTGCGTACGGCGAGGAAATACGTGCGCAGCGGGGGCACCGCGGGGTCCAGCAGGGCCACGACCTCGCCACTCTTCAGAGCGGGCGCACAGAGATAGCGCGGCAGCACGGCGAGCCCGGCCCCGTTGGCGACGCAGGCGAGCACCGCCCGAAGGTCCGGCACAATGACGGCGCCCGATGCGGCCGGACGGGTGTCGAAGACGGCGGCCCAGTAGCGGGCGACCAGCGGCAGCGACTCGTGCACCTCCACCACCGGCAGGTTCTCGAGCACGGAGGCGCCCTTGCGGCGCAGCTTGCCGGGGCCGATGCGGGCGGCCAAGGGCGGGCCCGCGACCAGGACGTGCTCCTCGTCGCAGAGAGGCGTCGCGGTGACCAGCGGGCCGCGTGGCCGGGCCGTGGTGATGGCCAGGTCGTGGTGCCCGGCGGAGAGCCCTTCGAGGACCTCTTCCGCGTTGCCGAACGAGGCACGCAGCGCGAAGCCCTGTCCGTCCTGCCCGGTCAGCGTGGTGAGAGCGGGTAAGGCGCGGGCCGCGGTGAACTCCAAAGGCCCCGCGAGGTGAAGGGTGCGTACCGAGGAGTCCTCTTCGAGCCCCGTCTCGGCGATCTCCACCAGGGCGTCGAGGTGCGGCGCGGCCTTGTGGGCGAGCTCGTCCCCGATGGTCGTGGGGGTCACGCCGCGCGCCTGGCGCAGGAACAGGGGGCGTCCCAGCTGCCGCTCAAGGGTGCGTATCTGCGACGTCACGGCGGGCTGCGAGAGGCCGAGCAGGGCGGCCGCGCGCGTGAAGGAGCCGGCCCGGTGCACGGTCACAAACGTGCGCAGCAGGGCCAGATCCACGGCGGCGCCCTCCCCTCCCGGCCCTCGGGCCGCGCCCAACTATAAATATGTCGATAGGTCTCTGTCGCTACTGTGATTGGACACTGACACAGAGTCAACTAGCCTTGTGCGCGCGGTTCTTCGCGCGCAGAACCGGAACGGTCCGAGCCACGAGGGGGGAGGCTCGGACCGTTCGTTGTGCGTAGCCCGGTACTAGCCGGGAGCGGCCCGCGCGCACTCGTGGGCCGTCAGCCCGCGGACTCGTCCAGCGCGCGCAGCACGTCCGCGACCAGGTCGTCGGGGTCCTCGGACCCGGCGGAGAGGCGGATGAAGCCCTCCGCGACGGCGTCCCCGCCCCAGCGCCCACGCCGCTCCGCGGTGGAACGCACGCCGCCGAAGCTCGTCGCGTCGTCCACGAGACGCAGTGCGTCGAGGAACCGGTCGGCATGCTCGCGTGAGGGCAGCGTGAAGGAGACCACGCACCCGAAGCGTCGCATCTGCTGCGAGGCGATCTTGTGCGAGGGGTCGTCCGGCAGCCCCGGGTAGCGAAGCCCGGTCACTTCGTCGCGGCCCCGCAGGGCCTCGGCCAGGGCCAGGGCATTGGCGTTCTGGCGGTCGGCGCGCAGCTGGAGCGTGGCGAGCGAGCGATGCGCCAGCCAGGCCTCCATCGGCCCCGGGATGGCCCCGACGATCTTGCGCCAGCGCCGCACGGCAGCGGTCAACTCGGCATCGCGGCAGGCGACGTACCCGAGGAGGATGTCGCCGTGGCCGGTGAGCATCTTGGTGCCGCTGGCCACGGAGAAGTCCGCGCCGAGTTCGAGGGGGCGCTGGCCGAGCGGCGTGGCCAGGGTGTTGTCGACCGCCACCAGGGCCCCACGCGCGTGTGCCGCGTCGGCGAGGCGCCGCACGTCGCACACGTCGAGGCCCGGGTTCGACGGGGTCTCGATCCACAGCAGCTTGGCGCCGTCCAGGACGTCGAGCTGGGCGTCGCCGCCGGTCGGGGCGGTGCGCACCTCGATGCCGTACGCGGTGAGCTGCTCCCTGACCAGGGGCAGCGCCTGATAGCCGTCGTCCGGCAGGACCACCGCGTCACCGGCGCGCAGCTGGGAGAAGAGCACCGCGGAGATGGCGGCCATCCCGGAGGCGAAGACCAGGGTCTCGACGTCGGTGCCGGCGGCCCCGTCACTGCCCTCGCCCGGGGCCTCGCCCGGGGCCTCGCCCGGAGCCTCACCCGGGGCCTTACCCGGCGCCTCGAGCTCGCCGATGGCCTGCTCGAGAAGGGTCCAGGTCGGGTTGTCGTCGCGTCCGTAGGTGTACGGCCCGGTCGGATCGCCCGGCAGGTGGAAGTGGGCGGCGAACACCGGGCCCGGGAGGGTCGGTTCGTGCTTCACGGGCTCGGGGAGGCCGGCCCGCACCGCTCTCGTGCCGTCGCCCATCCCGGTGCCCGCTGCCGCGCCGGTGCCTGCGCCGTTGCCCGCGGATATCGCTGCGGAGTCCGTCATGCCGCCCGCCCTTCCCTTGCTTCGCGTACGGCGTCGAGCAAGCCGTCGCTCGCCGCCTCCACCATTCTCAGGCACTCCTCGAACCCGTCGTCGTCCCCGTAGTACGGATCGGGGACGTCCAGGTCGCCCAGGTCGGCGGCCACGGGGTCGTACGAGCGCAGCAGCCGCACCTTGTCCGCGTCGGCCGGTGTGGGCGCGAGGCGGCGCAGGGCCCGGTGGTGGCCGGAGTCCAGGGCGATCACCAGGTCGAGCCGGGAGAACCAGGAGGCCCGGAAGCGGCGCGCCACGTGGTCGCTCTCATAGCCGGCCGCCGCCAGGACGGTGACGGTGCGCGGATCGGCGCCGTCCCCCTCGTGCCAGCCGTCGGTGCCCGCACTGTCCACCACGACCAGGCCACCGAGTCCGGCCTCGTCGACCCGCGCGCGGAAGACGGACTCGGCCATGGGGGACCGGCAGATGTTGCCGATGCAGACGAAGCACACGGAGAAGGCCATGGAGCGGGCTCAGTCCTTGTCGTCGGGCAGGACGACGTTCATCGCCCAGGACACGATCGAGATGATCAGGCCGCCCAGGACGGCGGTCCAGAACCCGTCGACGTGGAAACTCAGGTCGAACTTGTCGGCCAGCCACGAGGTCAGCAGCAGCATCAGGGCGTTGACCACGAGCGTGATCAGGCCGAGCGTCAGGATGAACAGCGGGAAGGTGAGCACCTTCACGATCGGCTTGACCAGGAAGTTCACCAGGCCGAAGAGCAGCGCGACGACGATCAGCGTGAGCGTCTTCTTGCCCGTGCTGTCGCCGGTCAGGGTGATCTTGTCGAGGAGCCACACGGCGACGGCCAGGGCCGCCGCGTTGGCGATCGTCTTGACTACGAAATTCTTCATGTGTCTGATCGTTGCAGACGGACGGCCAGAGCGGTCGGCTCGCGACCTGGGGCAAGGGGCGTACGAGGACGATGAAGGCATTCCGGCTGGATGAACTGGAGACGGAGCGCGCCGCGAACGACGGCGCGTATCTGCAGTTTCTGCGTGAGCGGAACATGTCGGTCGGGCTGTACGCGCTCGACGCCGGGGAGTCGGATCCGCAGCAGCCGCATCAGCAGGACGAGGTGTACATGATCGTCAGCGGCCGGGCGTCGATCACGGTCGGCATGGAGACCACCCAAGTCGCGCGCGGCAGTGTCGTGTACGTGCCGGCCGGGGTCGCGCACAAGTTCCACCACATCAGCGAGGACCTGCGTGTGCTCGTCGTCTTCTCACCGCCCGAAGGCTGAGTCCTCTACGCCGGAGGGGTGACTTCTCAGGGCTCCGACCTCGGGGTTCCCTAGGGGGCGGATCAGGGGAGGACAAGGGATGCGAGGCCCCCGTCGGGCCCTCCGCCGCCCTAGCATCGAATGCAAGAAGTAGGACAGATGCGGAGAGAGGTAAGGACGATGGCAGCGCAGGAGATCTTCTCGGGATTGCCGTGGTGGGTGAAGTGGATCGCGGTGCCGGTCATCGCCCTGGTCGTGTTCGGCGGTTTGATAGCGAGCGTCGTGGGATTCGTGGTCGGCCTGTTGTTCAAGGCACTGATTTTCGTCGCGCTGGTGGGTGGACTCATCTACGTCGTACGGAAGTTCATATCCGGCTCCACCTCTTCGCGCAGCGATTGGTGACTTCCCGCAACAGTTCGCTCGGGTGGGGGAAGTTTCCTGGTGCGGCGCCTTAGCCCGTCGGCCAACGGTTAGAGTCCGAAAACCGACGCGGGGCGAGCCCCGCGCGCGGGCGCACCGCGCTCCCACCCGTGTATCCCGGGCACGGGCGGAACCCCCACGCGTTTCGGGAGTGAACCTTGGCCACGGTTGACGCCACACCCGCCGACCTCTCGTCCAACGCCCCCCCGTTCGGGGCATCGCCGACCGTCACGGCGTCAACTGCCGCCGCGCCGACTCTCATTGGTTCGGTGCAGCGGGCGATGCGGTTGCTGGAAGCCGCCTCCGCGCATCAGGAGGGCGCGCCTGCCAAGCAGTTGGCCCGGGAGGCCGGGCTGGCGCTGCCCACGGCGTACCACCTGCTGCGCACGCTGACCCACGAGGGCTACCTCCGCCGGGAGAAGGGCGTGTTCGTGCTCGGCGAGGCGGCTGAGCGGCTGAGCGCCAGTGGGGCGGAGCAGAATCGTCGCGGCATGATCGGCGAGGCCCTGGAGCACTGGCGCGATTCCATCGGGGTGCCGGTGTATTTCGCCGTCTACCGCGAGGGCGAGATCGAGGTCGTGGCCGTCGCGGACACGCCGGGGAATCCGGCGGTCGAGGAGTGGGCCGACTTCCGCGAGACGGGACACGCCCATGCGATCGGGCAGTGTCTGCTCGCCCAACTCGACGACGAGCAGCGCCAGGATCATCTCTCCCGCTATCCGGTGCAGTCGATCACTCCGTACTCGGTCCGTGACGACCGGAGTTTCATGCGCCGTCTGGACGGGATGGGCCGGATGAAGCCCGTGGTGGAGCGGCAGGAGTACGCGCTGGGAACGGTCTGCGCCGCGATTCCGGTCACCGCGGGCAACACGGCGGCCACGATGGCGATTTCCGTACCCGCCTATCAAGCAGATCGGCTACTTCCTGCAGCTGAACGGTTGCAGAATGAACTCGGAAGGCTACTAGGGACACTTGCCTTCTCTATCAGCATCTGAAAACTCACTCCTTGTGATCTGATGTGTACGTTAAGCAAGATGCCATGAGTGTCAGGGAGTTGGTTCCTGGCCAGTCGAGCTTTAGCGACGGGGTAGGCGGGCGATGCGCGAGTCGGTCCAGGCAGAGGTCATGATGAGCTTCCTCGTTTCCGAGGAGCTGTCGTTTCGCATCCCGGTGGAGCTGCGTTATGAGAGCGGCGATCCCTACGCCGTCCGGCTGACCTTCCACCTCCCCGGGGACGCCCCTGTGACCTGGGCCTTCGGCCGTGAGTTGCTGGTCGACGGGGTGGGCGGCGCGTGCGGCGACGGCGACGTGCACATCGCGCCCACCGATCCCGAACTGCTCGACGAGGCGCTCATCAGGCTCCAGGTCGGTGGGGA
Protein-coding sequences here:
- a CDS encoding cystathionine gamma-lyase, which encodes MTDSAAISAGNGAGTGAAAGTGMGDGTRAVRAGLPEPVKHEPTLPGPVFAAHFHLPGDPTGPYTYGRDDNPTWTLLEQAIGELEAPGKAPGEAPGEAPGEAPGEGSDGAAGTDVETLVFASGMAAISAVLFSQLRAGDAVVLPDDGYQALPLVREQLTAYGIEVRTAPTGGDAQLDVLDGAKLLWIETPSNPGLDVCDVRRLADAAHARGALVAVDNTLATPLGQRPLELGADFSVASGTKMLTGHGDILLGYVACRDAELTAAVRRWRKIVGAIPGPMEAWLAHRSLATLQLRADRQNANALALAEALRGRDEVTGLRYPGLPDDPSHKIASQQMRRFGCVVSFTLPSREHADRFLDALRLVDDATSFGGVRSTAERRGRWGGDAVAEGFIRLSAGSEDPDDLVADVLRALDESAG
- a CDS encoding HAD family hydrolase; this translates as MARLHLFDLDGTLLHGTAAPVEISRQLGLEAEIAELERDFVARRIDSPQYAVRVHTLWAELTDAQVTAAFEGAPWLMGIRETWAEIREGGDYCAVISLSPSFFVERLLGWGAHAAYGSVFPAVPFTEPVNPTGILNAAAKVKIANRLCEEFGVGRSDCVAYGDSLSDVELFGAVPVSVAVNADQRLVGLATHSYVGRDLRKAYELVRAAW
- a CDS encoding cupin domain-containing protein, translating into MKAFRLDELETERAANDGAYLQFLRERNMSVGLYALDAGESDPQQPHQQDEVYMIVSGRASITVGMETTQVARGSVVYVPAGVAHKFHHISEDLRVLVVFSPPEG
- a CDS encoding globin domain-containing protein, whose product is MDAPTTTSAGNGTSGDSGGGGGWFTPRKAPKPSEGGEPTQPEGSEPEAAESRRVSAIRPLGRSGAASTSAPEARPAPEAERERAADERIPAARDAAEPASAPAAAQSAPHAPASHPEPRPERVPEPRQQPPQGQPGSPQPQAAPQAQAQAQAQPRPEPRPVPQGSPDAIRVQRTMAEIGPVADKVTSYFYALLFTRHPDLRPLFPAAMDTQRDRLLKALLTAAEHIDNTEVLTAYLKNLGRGHRKYGTRPEHYPAVGECLIGSLSRYGSAVWDEETEAAWVRTYTTISQIMIDAAAADELRAPAWWFAEVVSHDLRTPDIAVVTVRPDQPYPFLAGQYTSLETPWWPRIWRHYSFASAPRSDGLLSFHVKAVPAGWVSNALVHHARPGDVLRLGAPAGSMTVDHTTDSGLLCLGGGTGIAPIKALVEDVAEHGERRPVEVFYGARTDHDLYDIDTMLRLQQTHPWLSVRPVVDDHAQFPDAVREYGPWNEYDAYLSGPPGMIRSGVDALRDIGIPAGRIRHDSVEELVAAAD
- a CDS encoding LysR family transcriptional regulator — its product is MDLALLRTFVTVHRAGSFTRAAALLGLSQPAVTSQIRTLERQLGRPLFLRQARGVTPTTIGDELAHKAAPHLDALVEIAETGLEEDSSVRTLHLAGPLEFTAARALPALTTLTGQDGQGFALRASFGNAEEVLEGLSAGHHDLAITTARPRGPLVTATPLCDEEHVLVAGPPLAARIGPGKLRRKGASVLENLPVVEVHESLPLVARYWAAVFDTRPAASGAVIVPDLRAVLACVANGAGLAVLPRYLCAPALKSGEVVALLDPAVPPLRTYFLAVRTGTLAMPHIARAHEWLLRAAVDWA
- a CDS encoding NUDIX domain-containing protein; this encodes MTVRPVVKRTARAILLDGDDLILIKRTKPGVDPYWLTPGGGVEPEDATVVDALHREVHEELGAKISDVVPCFVDTVEHIGEDGGATGVKVQHFFVCRLESMDISLRHGPEMEEPCGEYEIVHVPFTRVGIASVHLVPLSLRHYLDGNIEGVRAMHAPDLG
- a CDS encoding SsgA family sporulation/cell division regulator, with product MRESVQAEVMMSFLVSEELSFRIPVELRYESGDPYAVRLTFHLPGDAPVTWAFGRELLVDGVGGACGDGDVHIAPTDPELLDEALIRLQVGGDQALFRVGIPPLLAFLDRTDKLVPLGQERALADLETHLDEALDRILAEEQSAG
- a CDS encoding DUF2269 domain-containing protein; this encodes MKLSRPARRATLVVHVTAAAGWLGLTLGLLALAVAAITTDSAPVIEAAARSMKLFADWLVLPLALLTLLSGLLLSLGTPWGLARHRWVYTKFWLTLATTAASAFALRPGINDTVASVSVGSPVTDPTGLIAGPIVSLSAYLFMTVISVLKPWGLTRRGRKQRGQNRRGSAHKPVDAKDVRQTA
- a CDS encoding DUF5326 family protein encodes the protein MAAQEIFSGLPWWVKWIAVPVIALVVFGGLIASVVGFVVGLLFKALIFVALVGGLIYVVRKFISGSTSSRSDW
- a CDS encoding phage holin family protein, producing the protein MKNFVVKTIANAAALAVAVWLLDKITLTGDSTGKKTLTLIVVALLFGLVNFLVKPIVKVLTFPLFILTLGLITLVVNALMLLLTSWLADKFDLSFHVDGFWTAVLGGLIISIVSWAMNVVLPDDKD
- a CDS encoding IclR family transcriptional regulator — its product is MRLLEAASAHQEGAPAKQLAREAGLALPTAYHLLRTLTHEGYLRREKGVFVLGEAAERLSASGAEQNRRGMIGEALEHWRDSIGVPVYFAVYREGEIEVVAVADTPGNPAVEEWADFRETGHAHAIGQCLLAQLDDEQRQDHLSRYPVQSITPYSVRDDRSFMRRLDGMGRMKPVVERQEYALGTVCAAIPVTAGNTAATMAISVPAYQADRLLPAAERLQNELGRLLGTLAFSISI
- a CDS encoding low molecular weight protein-tyrosine-phosphatase, which translates into the protein MAFSVCFVCIGNICRSPMAESVFRARVDEAGLGGLVVVDSAGTDGWHEGDGADPRTVTVLAAAGYESDHVARRFRASWFSRLDLVIALDSGHHRALRRLAPTPADADKVRLLRSYDPVAADLGDLDVPDPYYGDDDGFEECLRMVEAASDGLLDAVREAREGRAA